Proteins from a genomic interval of Pecten maximus chromosome 13, xPecMax1.1, whole genome shotgun sequence:
- the LOC117341429 gene encoding nectin-4-like isoform X1 — protein sequence MDLKQTRIMDLLQYFLYTTVAVLVFVKDLRADISVTTTVNPVGLVGNNELELVCTYSLTSSDRLFSIAWNREITKDSGTYEQLASFSPPGSNQAPATLLNLTNPTVFGRIVLTNPTDSSLTAKIKFTSVVCGDERKYQCSVQGLNNNIQANPSSETSLTVTAHPNATSFGEVEVVPASNIEEGRTVQFTCTSNVGRPAGTFLWTKYRDISDSVGSTVTSTTQTSPSTDCTFTGSSVINIPMTKDDNDVIIRCTLQQETLSDPTDNAYYKQTDPIKVYYQVRTPTITKNPTKDMHYEGEDLTLNCAAEGNPTPTYIWRRNGTQLGTTAQLSLTNIKIDQSGDYVCEAKNNFTGTTYNLSEMISITIETPPPTTTPQTTTPVPSVVPTSGGGGTKSPQGGDGNSGGIDTTIIIVIVVVVVVVIIVVAVVAFICLKRRNANKSIEEPPEKPRNNSDLSFVNKPPDVTRNDEKRNIGYNNFDKGKGDLQYADLTFDDRPRSRRPIQILDTDLGPTTYSEVTMPSV from the exons ATTTACGAGCTGATATCTCTGTCACAACAACAGTTAACCCAGTTGGACTTGTGGGGAATAACGAATTAGAACTTGTGTGTACATACAGTCTTACATCAAGTGATAGATTGTTTTCAATAGCATGGAACAGGGAGATCACTAAAGACTCTGGAACATACGAACAGTTAGCATCGTTTTCACCACCAGGATCAAATCAAGCTCCAGCGACATtattaaatttaacaaaccCGACTGTGTTTGGACGAATAGTTCTAACAAATCCCACAGATTCTTCACTCACTGCGAAGATCAAGTTTACAAGTGTTGTGTGTGGTGATGAACGTAAATACCAGTGCAGTGTACAAGGACTAAATAACAATATACAGGCCAATCCATCCAGTGAGACCAGTCTAACAGTCACAg CACATCCTAACGCTACATCCTTTGGTGAAGTTGAAGTGGTTCCAGCATCAAATATTGAGGAAGGGAGAACAGTCCAGTTcacatgtaccagtaatgttGGTCGGCCGGCCGGGACCTTCTTATGGACCAAGTACAGGGATATTTCCGATTCTGTGGGTAGTACTGTCACTTCTACCACACAAACTTCGCCCAGCACCGACTGTACCTTCACCGGAAGTAGTGTTATCAACATTCCGATGACCAAAGAcgacaatgacgtcatcatccgGTGTACTTTACAACAGGAAACACTCTCCGACCCAACAGACAACGcctactataaacaaactgaTCCAATCAAAGTTTATT ATCAAGTAAGAACACCCACCATTACAAAGAACCCCACAAAGGACATGCATTACGAGGGTGAAGATCTTACCTTGAACTGTGCTGCTGAAGGCAACCCCACGCCTACCTATATTTGGCGACGTAATGGAACTCAGCTTGGCACTACAGCACAGCTATCGCTGACTAATATCAAGATTGACCAATCGGGAGACTATGTCTGCGAGGCCAAGAATAATTTTACAGGGACTACATACAACCTGTCCGAGATGATCAGCATTACAATAG AAACACCACCACCCACAACTACCCCCCAAACTACAACTCCTGTTCCATCTGTAGTGCCAACATCGGGAGGCGGCGGGACTAAGTCACCCCAGGGCGGGGACGGCA ATTCTGGAGGAATCGACACAACTATCATCATTGTCATTGTCGTCGTCGTGGTCGTCGTCATCATCGTGGTTGCTGTCGTTGCATTTATTTGTCTCAAGCGTAGGAATGCCAACAAGAGTATTGAAG AACCCCCAGAGAAGCCAAGAAA TAACTCAGACCTCAGTTTTGTGAACAAGCCCCCAGATGTGACCCGTAATGATGAGAAGCGGAACATTGGTTACAataat TTCGATAAAGGGAAGGGTGATCTACAATATGCAGACTTAACTTTTGATGATCGACCGAGAAGTCGGCGACCCATACAGATTCTGGACACCGACCTCGGACCAACAACATACTCGGAGGTCACAATGCCCAgtgtgtga
- the LOC117341429 gene encoding leucine-rich repeats and immunoglobulin-like domains protein 2 isoform X2, whose product MDLKQTRIMDLLQYFLYTTVAVLVFVKDLRADISVTTTVNPVGLVGNNELELVCTYSLTSSDRLFSIAWNREITKDSGTYEQLASFSPPGSNQAPATLLNLTNPTVFGRIVLTNPTDSSLTAKIKFTSVVCGDERKYQCSVQGLNNNIQANPSSETSLTVTAHPNATSFGEVEVVPASNIEEGRTVQFTCTSNVGRPAGTFLWTKYRDISDSVGSTVTSTTQTSPSTDCTFTGSSVINIPMTKDDNDVIIRCTLQQETLSDPTDNAYYKQTDPIKVYYQVRTPTITKNPTKDMHYEGEDLTLNCAAEGNPTPTYIWRRNGTQLGTTAQLSLTNIKIDQSGDYVCEAKNNFTGTTYNLSEMISITIVPTSGGGGTKSPQGGDGNSGGIDTTIIIVIVVVVVVVIIVVAVVAFICLKRRNANKSIEEPPEKPRNNSDLSFVNKPPDVTRNDEKRNIGYNNFDKGKGDLQYADLTFDDRPRSRRPIQILDTDLGPTTYSEVTMPSV is encoded by the exons ATTTACGAGCTGATATCTCTGTCACAACAACAGTTAACCCAGTTGGACTTGTGGGGAATAACGAATTAGAACTTGTGTGTACATACAGTCTTACATCAAGTGATAGATTGTTTTCAATAGCATGGAACAGGGAGATCACTAAAGACTCTGGAACATACGAACAGTTAGCATCGTTTTCACCACCAGGATCAAATCAAGCTCCAGCGACATtattaaatttaacaaaccCGACTGTGTTTGGACGAATAGTTCTAACAAATCCCACAGATTCTTCACTCACTGCGAAGATCAAGTTTACAAGTGTTGTGTGTGGTGATGAACGTAAATACCAGTGCAGTGTACAAGGACTAAATAACAATATACAGGCCAATCCATCCAGTGAGACCAGTCTAACAGTCACAg CACATCCTAACGCTACATCCTTTGGTGAAGTTGAAGTGGTTCCAGCATCAAATATTGAGGAAGGGAGAACAGTCCAGTTcacatgtaccagtaatgttGGTCGGCCGGCCGGGACCTTCTTATGGACCAAGTACAGGGATATTTCCGATTCTGTGGGTAGTACTGTCACTTCTACCACACAAACTTCGCCCAGCACCGACTGTACCTTCACCGGAAGTAGTGTTATCAACATTCCGATGACCAAAGAcgacaatgacgtcatcatccgGTGTACTTTACAACAGGAAACACTCTCCGACCCAACAGACAACGcctactataaacaaactgaTCCAATCAAAGTTTATT ATCAAGTAAGAACACCCACCATTACAAAGAACCCCACAAAGGACATGCATTACGAGGGTGAAGATCTTACCTTGAACTGTGCTGCTGAAGGCAACCCCACGCCTACCTATATTTGGCGACGTAATGGAACTCAGCTTGGCACTACAGCACAGCTATCGCTGACTAATATCAAGATTGACCAATCGGGAGACTATGTCTGCGAGGCCAAGAATAATTTTACAGGGACTACATACAACCTGTCCGAGATGATCAGCATTACAATAG TGCCAACATCGGGAGGCGGCGGGACTAAGTCACCCCAGGGCGGGGACGGCA ATTCTGGAGGAATCGACACAACTATCATCATTGTCATTGTCGTCGTCGTGGTCGTCGTCATCATCGTGGTTGCTGTCGTTGCATTTATTTGTCTCAAGCGTAGGAATGCCAACAAGAGTATTGAAG AACCCCCAGAGAAGCCAAGAAA TAACTCAGACCTCAGTTTTGTGAACAAGCCCCCAGATGTGACCCGTAATGATGAGAAGCGGAACATTGGTTACAataat TTCGATAAAGGGAAGGGTGATCTACAATATGCAGACTTAACTTTTGATGATCGACCGAGAAGTCGGCGACCCATACAGATTCTGGACACCGACCTCGGACCAACAACATACTCGGAGGTCACAATGCCCAgtgtgtga